A single window of Oncorhynchus keta strain PuntledgeMale-10-30-2019 chromosome 34, Oket_V2, whole genome shotgun sequence DNA harbors:
- the LOC118371544 gene encoding popeye domain-containing 2-like, with translation MCADNSTLLEAVFYGHPPCDGWTNNTEGAFYHLGNTVLFLGYMGGSGAYGCLFIFGFLTIAFTCLALWGWMTMCGVDVFTWNLLLLVACVLQICHLVYRLQQDGLASEELLALYSAVYQPLDVPVQVFKDIVGACENKVLALGVEETYAVEGKTPIDQLSFLLSGRIRVSLDGQFLHYIFPHKFLDSPEWESLRPNEEGNFQVTLTAETDCRYISWRRCRLYMLLSKERYIARLFSIMLGSDIADKLYSLNDKLFAKSGVRLDIRLPSLYHVLAPSSLGSEGEVYSGSGSGSARDQVAPVEQQEAAVVDVDPVPAYQRSEPPTPPTPRLQIREKTPTPSRPTPRQPSQRQPSDMEMPSGEDSTSLVLEDFADMTGSLMDYGSERDYLR, from the exons ATGTGTGCAGACAACTCCACCCTGTTGGAGGCGGTTTTCTACGGCCATCCACCATGCGATGGCTGGACCAACAACACTGAGGGGGCCTTCTACCACCTGGGCAACACCGTCTTGTTCCTTGGGTACATGGGAGGCAGCGGCGCCTATGGCTGCCTTTTCATATTTGGTTTCCTGACGATTGCCTTCACCTGCCTGGCCTTGTGGGGCTGGATGACCATGTGTGGGGTGGATGTGTTCACCTGGAACTTGCTACTGCTGGTGGCCTGTGTGCTCCAGATCTGCCACCTCGTATACAGGCTGCAACAGGATGGCCTGGCCAGCGAGGAGCTGTTGGCCCTCTACTCAGCCGTCTACCAGCCCCTGGATGTTCCCGTACAGGTGTTCAAAGATATTGTGGGGGCCTGTGAGAACAAAGTGCTAGCACTAGGGGTAGAGGAGACGTATGCGGTAGAGGGCAAGACGCCCATCGACCAGCTCTCCTTTCTGCTGTCTGGGAG GATCCGTGTGTCTCTGGATGGACAATTCCTCCATTACATCTTCCCCCACAAGTTCCTGGACTCTCCTGAGTGGGAGTCTCTCCGACCCAACGAAGAGGGGAACTTTCAG GTGACCCTGACAGCGGAGACGGACTGCCGCTACATCTCATGGCGTCGGTGCCGCCTTTACATGCTTCTGTCCAAGGAGCGCTACATTGCCCGCCTCTTCTCCATCATGCTGGGCAGCGACATCGCCGACAAGCTCTACTCACTCAACGACAAGCTCTTCGCGAAGAGCGGCGTGCGCCTCGACATCCGATTGCCCAGCCTCTACCACGTCCTGGCCCCCTCctccctgggcagcgagggggagGTCTATAGCGGCAGTGGTAGTGGGAGTGCCAGGGACCAGGTAGCCCCAGTGGAACAGCAGGAAGCAGCAGTGGTAGATGTGGACCCGGTTCCAGCCTACCAGAGGTCAGAGCCTCCAACACCCCCAACCCCCCGGCTGCAGATCCGAGAGAAGACCCCCACCCCATCTCGGCCAACCCCCCGCCAACCATCCCAGCGCCAGCCCTCAGACATGGAGATGCCATCTGGTGAGGACTCTACCAGCCTGGTCCTAGAAGACTTTGCGGATATGACCGGGTCCTTAATGGATTATGGGAGTGAGAGGGATTATTTGAGGTAG
- the LOC118371547 gene encoding cytochrome c oxidase copper chaperone-like, which translates to MSTISAASVEPVAIEGTEKKPMKPCCACPETKKVRDACIIEKGEESCTDLIEAHKDCMRALGFKI; encoded by the exons ATGTCCACCATATCTGCTGCCAGCGTCGAGCCCGTTGCAATTGAGGGCACGGAGAAGAAACCAATGAAACCCTGTTGTGCGTGCCCAGAGACGAAGAAAGTTAGGGATGCGTG CATCATTGAGAAGGGCGAAGAAAGTTGCACAGATCTCATCGAGGCACATAAGGATTGTATGAGGGCGCTTGGATTCAAGATTTAA